A window of the Tunturibacter empetritectus genome harbors these coding sequences:
- a CDS encoding GH1 family beta-glucosidase, with translation MLNRFSRRTFARLLGSAALAPTALTTVATPALAEVTPSAPAARTFPQGFRWGSATASYQVEGAVNEDGRGPSIWDTFSHTPGKIKNGDTGDVADDHYHRYKDDVKLMKDLGLKTYRFSVAWPRVFPQGTGTPNPKGLDFYNRLVDELLAADIQPYCTLFHWDLPQALEDKGGWQSRDTSEAFANYAGYVAEHLSDRVKYFMTLNEMSSFVSGYASPRHAPGLTLPPAGVNQVRHHAVLAHGLGVQAIRAHAKAGTKVGLAENARAAVPVIETPEHIAAAAKAMRQINAGYLTVIMEGRYTDAYLAHAGADAPKFTDADMKAIGTPLDFIGLNIYTPTYVRADDSHAGFDLVPSPESYPHMMSPWLHVGPEALYWGPKLAAQLWNIKEIYITENGASSTDVLTPDGHVYDSDRVMYLRNYLTQLHRGVAEGVPVRGYFLWSLMDNFEWADGYAYRFGIHYVDFATQKRTPKMSAHFYREVIARNGLA, from the coding sequence TTGCTCAATCGATTTAGCCGTCGCACCTTCGCCCGCCTGCTCGGATCCGCCGCACTCGCCCCCACCGCACTCACAACCGTCGCCACCCCGGCCTTAGCTGAAGTCACTCCCTCCGCACCTGCTGCGCGAACATTTCCCCAAGGCTTTCGCTGGGGCTCTGCGACCGCCTCCTATCAGGTCGAGGGCGCCGTCAATGAAGACGGCCGCGGCCCATCCATCTGGGACACCTTCTCCCACACTCCGGGCAAGATTAAAAATGGAGACACCGGCGACGTTGCCGACGATCACTACCATCGCTACAAAGACGATGTGAAGCTGATGAAGGACCTCGGCCTCAAGACCTACCGCTTCTCCGTCGCATGGCCGCGCGTCTTTCCGCAAGGTACCGGCACGCCCAACCCAAAGGGCCTCGACTTCTACAACCGCCTCGTCGACGAGCTGCTCGCAGCCGATATCCAACCCTACTGCACACTCTTCCACTGGGATCTCCCGCAAGCCCTCGAAGACAAGGGCGGATGGCAGTCGCGCGACACCTCCGAGGCCTTCGCGAACTACGCCGGCTACGTCGCCGAACATCTCTCCGACCGCGTCAAGTACTTCATGACCCTCAACGAGATGAGCTCGTTCGTCAGCGGATACGCCTCACCTCGCCATGCCCCAGGCCTCACGCTTCCACCCGCAGGCGTCAATCAGGTTCGTCATCATGCGGTGCTCGCCCACGGCCTTGGGGTGCAGGCGATCCGCGCCCACGCAAAAGCAGGCACCAAGGTTGGCTTGGCGGAAAATGCAAGAGCCGCCGTGCCCGTCATCGAAACGCCAGAGCACATCGCCGCCGCTGCAAAGGCTATGCGTCAGATCAACGCTGGATACCTGACCGTCATCATGGAAGGCCGCTATACCGACGCCTACCTCGCACATGCGGGTGCCGACGCGCCGAAGTTTACGGACGCTGACATGAAGGCTATCGGCACGCCGCTCGACTTCATCGGCCTTAACATCTACACCCCCACCTACGTTCGCGCCGACGACTCCCACGCCGGCTTCGACCTCGTTCCATCACCAGAGTCGTACCCGCACATGATGAGCCCCTGGCTGCATGTTGGCCCCGAGGCGCTCTACTGGGGACCGAAGCTCGCCGCGCAGCTCTGGAACATCAAGGAGATATACATCACTGAGAACGGAGCCTCCTCGACCGACGTCCTCACGCCCGACGGCCACGTCTACGACTCCGACCGCGTCATGTACCTCCGCAACTACCTCACGCAGCTTCATCGCGGAGTCGCCGAGGGCGTCCCCGTCCGCGGCTACTTCCTCTGGAGCCTGATGGACAACTTCGAATGGGCTGACGGCTACGCCTACCGCTTCGGCATCCACTACGTCGACTTCGCCACGCAGAAGCGCACCCCCAAGATGAGCGCGCACTTCTACCGCGAAGTCATCGCACGCAACGGCCTCGCTTAA
- a CDS encoding OsmC family protein yields the protein MNISARITNRLGEHTVTLSTDGRESALTVPSKLQGYGSSANGGELLFLALATCYCNDIYREAKKRGISVTSVKAHVSGEFGGEGEPAQNITYRASVDAKAPREEILDLMRHTDTVAEIQNTLRHPRSLVLTECEANEI from the coding sequence ATGAATATCTCCGCTCGAATTACGAACCGTCTGGGGGAGCACACTGTCACTCTCAGTACCGATGGTCGTGAATCGGCTCTGACAGTCCCTTCCAAACTACAGGGCTACGGCTCCAGCGCGAACGGCGGCGAGTTGCTCTTTCTTGCACTCGCTACCTGTTACTGCAACGATATCTATCGCGAGGCAAAGAAACGCGGAATTAGCGTCACGTCGGTGAAGGCGCATGTGAGTGGGGAGTTCGGGGGCGAAGGAGAGCCCGCGCAGAACATCACCTATCGAGCATCCGTCGACGCGAAAGCACCTCGCGAAGAGATCCTCGACCTCATGCGTCATACCGACACAGTGGCCGAGATCCAGAACACGCTACGACACCCTCGATCGCTCGTTCTCACGGAGTGCGAAGCCAACGAAATTTGA
- a CDS encoding putative quinol monooxygenase: MAVATANLQAEISPGPNPNSNSEQLEVHPGWVRSGVDNTPGHKAYYINLEAKPGKGDKVEQFLRDILAGVEKEPGTGPWFGCRFSDTTFGIFEAFPDTAARNAHDIGPGGSNFLRSVELDEMLAYPAHLYRLDVMFGKFSVMFGKTITSK; this comes from the coding sequence ATGGCCGTCGCTACCGCAAACCTGCAAGCCGAAATATCACCTGGTCCCAATCCCAATTCCAACTCTGAGCAACTTGAGGTCCACCCGGGCTGGGTGCGGAGTGGCGTCGATAACACTCCGGGGCACAAAGCGTACTACATCAATCTTGAAGCCAAGCCCGGAAAGGGCGACAAAGTGGAACAATTCCTCCGGGACATTCTAGCCGGAGTAGAAAAGGAACCAGGCACCGGTCCATGGTTTGGCTGCCGGTTCTCCGACACCACTTTTGGAATCTTTGAAGCTTTTCCGGACACTGCGGCACGAAACGCGCATGACATCGGTCCGGGCGGCAGTAACTTTCTTCGGTCCGTAGAACTGGATGAGATGCTGGCCTATCCAGCACATCTCTATCGGCTCGATGTGATGTTTGGAAAATTCAGCGTCATGTTTGGAAAGACAATTACCTCAAAGTAA
- a CDS encoding TetR/AcrR family transcriptional regulator, with amino-acid sequence MSSDSREKILFAATKVAQAHGYNGLNFRDLAEDVGIRAASIYYHFPSKGDLAAAVAKRYWENAAAALESLLAESADWVSALRRYPETFRGALENENRMCLSGFMAAEYDDLPEPVKKEVQTFADVNVAWLSKVLTAANVVSSEESEGRARAIFAAVGGAQLMARSRSDISLYDAVINSYRVAGLLPA; translated from the coding sequence GTGAGCTCAGATTCTCGAGAGAAGATCCTGTTCGCCGCCACAAAGGTTGCGCAGGCGCATGGCTACAACGGACTCAACTTTCGTGATCTCGCGGAAGATGTGGGCATCAGGGCCGCGAGCATCTACTACCACTTTCCAAGCAAGGGTGATCTTGCAGCCGCGGTAGCGAAGCGCTATTGGGAGAACGCCGCAGCTGCTCTTGAGAGTCTGCTGGCCGAATCCGCCGATTGGGTCAGTGCCCTGCGCCGCTATCCTGAGACGTTTCGCGGGGCGCTTGAGAATGAGAACCGTATGTGCCTGAGCGGCTTCATGGCTGCGGAGTATGACGATCTGCCGGAACCTGTAAAAAAAGAGGTTCAGACCTTTGCCGATGTCAATGTAGCGTGGCTCAGCAAGGTTCTCACGGCTGCGAATGTAGTCAGCTCCGAGGAGAGCGAAGGGCGGGCTCGCGCTATCTTCGCCGCGGTTGGCGGCGCTCAGCTGATGGCGAGGAGCCGCTCGGATATCTCGCTGTATGACGCGGTGATAAACAGCTACCGCGTGGCTGGGCTTCTACCGGCATAA